A genomic region of Pseudomonas abietaniphila contains the following coding sequences:
- a CDS encoding putative bifunctional diguanylate cyclase/phosphodiesterase, whose protein sequence is MMTARVLNEGEHITCLLTPDTERKVVGTPVVKPQAWLWLGMALVIVGLLGVLLGLLYQQAQRQARADVSNLSLVLEARLSSSFRDTHAALHGIATGQSLEKLQDIFRQVDVGAHGVITLRRTDSPQTVLRVPAVENQAGPYQPDAIDRHLSEGVHEGTLVNRSRVDGIKRLYGFKQISGFPLVLVIGLASEDYLLSWKYTVIASSVVCGVLYLLIVGLTLRLQTNRIRRQQIMDELRHSAFHDELTGLPNRRYLLERVNQAINECGRGQRLTLLYVDVDNFKTINDSLGHVAGDTILERLAQRLVSLKPLVDTVARLSGDEFLVLVDDDDSARLTQRVEQILQVMRQPLELAGYTLSIGASIGIAVHPAHGHDFGSLLKAADTALAQAKRNGRNTWVFYEAAMGERELRFLYVQTELRQAFEQNELQVFYQPQIDLGTGAVIGAEALLRWPHPGLGSIAPGEFIPVAESSGLILPISRWLLSKVCHQAVAWQKAGFGELSVAMNCSAVQFRQGDLVNEVRRALHDSGLKPQLLELELTESILIENSDGVLETIRGLKALGVRMSIDDFGTGYSSMAYLKRFAVDKLKIDQSFVRGLLSNPQDAAIVQAVITLGHSFDMKVIAEGVETFDLLDALALRGCDEAQGYYYAKALSPGDFAVYMEGRTASPFAVERWV, encoded by the coding sequence ATGATGACGGCGCGAGTGTTGAACGAGGGTGAGCACATCACTTGCCTGCTGACGCCTGACACGGAGAGGAAGGTCGTCGGCACCCCCGTGGTCAAGCCTCAGGCATGGCTATGGCTCGGCATGGCGCTGGTCATCGTCGGTTTACTGGGCGTACTGCTCGGCTTGCTGTACCAGCAGGCTCAGCGCCAAGCACGCGCGGATGTCAGCAATCTGAGCCTTGTACTGGAAGCGCGTCTGAGCAGCAGCTTTCGTGACACCCACGCTGCGCTCCACGGCATCGCAACCGGTCAGTCCCTGGAAAAGCTCCAAGACATATTCAGGCAGGTGGATGTGGGCGCGCATGGCGTCATCACCCTGCGCCGTACCGACAGCCCGCAAACCGTGTTGCGTGTACCTGCGGTGGAGAATCAGGCGGGCCCCTATCAGCCCGATGCGATCGACCGGCATTTGAGCGAAGGCGTTCATGAGGGGACGCTGGTCAACCGCTCCCGGGTTGACGGGATCAAGCGACTGTACGGTTTCAAACAAATCAGCGGCTTTCCATTGGTTCTGGTCATCGGTCTGGCATCGGAGGATTACCTCCTGAGCTGGAAATACACGGTAATTGCCTCATCGGTGGTCTGCGGTGTGCTTTACCTGCTGATTGTCGGCCTCACGCTGCGCCTGCAGACCAACCGGATTCGGCGCCAGCAGATCATGGATGAGCTGCGCCACAGTGCGTTTCACGACGAACTGACAGGTCTGCCTAACCGGCGTTACCTTCTTGAGCGCGTCAATCAAGCCATCAATGAGTGCGGGCGGGGCCAGCGTCTGACGCTTCTGTACGTTGACGTGGATAACTTCAAAACCATCAACGACTCCCTGGGGCATGTCGCAGGCGACACGATCCTTGAGCGTCTGGCGCAGCGGCTGGTGTCATTGAAGCCTTTGGTGGATACGGTCGCGCGGCTCAGCGGCGATGAGTTTCTGGTGCTTGTGGACGACGATGATTCCGCGCGTCTGACGCAACGGGTCGAGCAAATCCTGCAGGTCATGCGCCAGCCACTCGAGCTGGCCGGCTATACCTTGTCGATCGGTGCCTCGATCGGCATTGCTGTTCATCCCGCTCACGGTCATGACTTTGGCTCTCTGCTCAAGGCCGCTGACACGGCGCTCGCTCAGGCCAAGCGTAACGGTCGCAATACCTGGGTGTTCTACGAAGCCGCCATGGGCGAGCGTGAATTGCGCTTTCTGTATGTTCAAACCGAGTTACGCCAGGCGTTCGAGCAGAACGAGCTGCAGGTTTTTTATCAGCCGCAAATTGATCTGGGCACCGGCGCAGTCATCGGCGCCGAAGCGTTGCTGCGTTGGCCGCACCCGGGTCTGGGATCGATTGCGCCTGGCGAGTTCATTCCGGTTGCGGAGTCCAGCGGGCTGATCCTCCCGATCAGCCGATGGCTGCTGAGCAAGGTCTGCCATCAGGCCGTGGCGTGGCAGAAGGCGGGGTTTGGTGAGCTGAGCGTGGCGATGAACTGCTCGGCAGTCCAGTTTCGTCAGGGCGATCTGGTGAATGAGGTCAGAAGAGCGCTTCACGACAGTGGGCTCAAACCCCAATTGCTTGAGCTTGAGCTGACAGAGTCGATCCTGATCGAGAACTCGGACGGCGTCCTTGAAACGATCCGGGGGCTCAAGGCCTTGGGCGTGCGGATGTCCATTGACGATTTCGGCACCGGTTATTCGAGCATGGCGTATCTGAAACGCTTTGCCGTGGACAAGCTGAAAATCGACCAGTCCTTCGTGCGCGGCCTTTTAAGCAATCCTCAGGACGCGGCCATCGTGCAAGCGGTCATTACCCTGGGGCACAGCTTCGACATGAAAGTCATTGCCGAAGGGGTCGAGACTTTCGACCTGCTCGACGCGCTTGCCCTGCGCGGTTGTGACGAGGCGCAGGGTTACTACTACGCCAAAGCGCTGTCGCCGGGGGATTTTGCGGTGTACATGGAAGGCCGGACAGCCTCGCCGTTTGCCGTTGAACGTTGGGTTTGA
- a CDS encoding response regulator transcription factor — MTVADHSPIVFVVDDDPSIRAGLDSLLRSVGMRVHTYASGAEFLQHPFEDVPACLILDVRLQGESGLDFQVRLTEMKVSMPIVFVSGHGDIAMSVKAMKAGALDFLVKPFREQDLLDAVTLALQTDGKRRETGKAVADLLARYQTLTAREQEVMAYAVKGLMNKQIASEMGLSEITVKIHRGHAMKKMQARTFADLVKMSQALAAV; from the coding sequence ATGACTGTCGCCGATCATAGCCCCATTGTCTTCGTGGTCGACGACGACCCGTCCATCCGCGCCGGGCTGGACAGTCTGTTGCGTTCTGTGGGGATGCGCGTCCACACGTATGCCTCCGGTGCGGAATTCTTGCAACACCCGTTCGAGGACGTTCCCGCCTGCCTGATTCTCGATGTGCGTCTGCAAGGCGAGAGCGGCCTGGACTTTCAAGTGCGCCTGACAGAGATGAAGGTGTCGATGCCCATCGTGTTCGTCAGCGGTCACGGTGATATCGCAATGTCGGTCAAAGCGATGAAAGCCGGCGCACTGGATTTTCTGGTCAAACCGTTTCGCGAGCAGGACCTGCTCGACGCCGTGACGCTCGCACTGCAGACCGATGGCAAGCGTCGCGAGACCGGCAAGGCGGTTGCCGATCTGCTTGCCCGCTATCAGACGCTCACCGCTCGCGAGCAGGAAGTCATGGCCTACGCGGTGAAGGGCCTGATGAACAAGCAAATCGCTTCCGAAATGGGGTTGAGCGAGATCACCGTGAAGATCCACCGTGGGCACGCGATGAAGAAGATGCAGGCGCGCACCTTCGCCGATCTGGTGAAAATGTCGCAGGCACTCGCGGCCGTCTGA
- a CDS encoding response regulator transcription factor: MSSPPMIAVVDDDNAVRASIDSLVRSLGFLVCAFPSAEDFLESVEFGSADCLITDVQMPTMSGVELHEHLTAKGIQIPTIFITAFPEESVRKRAMTGSAICFLSKPFQAQTLIDCLESTFV; this comes from the coding sequence TTGTCCAGCCCTCCAATGATCGCGGTGGTCGATGACGACAACGCCGTCCGCGCCAGCATCGACAGCCTCGTCCGCTCCCTGGGTTTTCTCGTCTGTGCGTTTCCCTCGGCCGAGGACTTCCTGGAGTCTGTCGAATTCGGCAGCGCCGATTGCCTGATCACCGATGTGCAGATGCCCACCATGAGTGGCGTCGAGTTGCACGAGCACCTGACCGCAAAAGGGATTCAGATCCCGACCATCTTCATCACCGCGTTTCCAGAAGAGTCCGTGCGCAAGCGTGCGATGACAGGCAGCGCAATATGCTTTTTGAGCAAACCCTTTCAGGCGCAAACGCTGATCGATTGTCTGGAGTCGACTTTCGTTTAA